In the Oreochromis aureus strain Israel breed Guangdong linkage group 14, ZZ_aureus, whole genome shotgun sequence genome, one interval contains:
- the p2ry13 gene encoding P2Y purinoceptor 13, giving the protein MNNTLSNTTSFKCVRDTSITAVVFPCLYSVLFIVALIMNSLAAWIFFSIQSTSTFLVFLKNVVVADLLMTLTIPLKILTDAGVGSWQLRAFHCRYSAVLFYITMYISILLLGLISLDRYLKIVRPFGKCALQRVRVGQILSVAVWVVMLSLALPNVILSDKPPRPSGNQLKCTSMKSPAGLLWHEGFNYFCQVIFWGTLALMVVCYTFISKKVYESYKASKSSSRAASRKTKAKVFVVVGVFFICFAPFHFVRVPYTLTQTRSPTSDCKAQNAVYFAKETTLWLSATNVCLDPLIYVFLCKVFRRRLTAALCIKSLQKGIDSPTGTSTQLEISQIAYSKRLSHNGTSEPSEQCTLGHN; this is encoded by the exons ATGAACAACACCCTGTCCAACACCACCTCCTTCAAGTGTGTTCGGGATACCAGCATAACAGCTGTGGTTTTCCCCTGCCTATACAGTGTCCTCTTTATAGTTGCTCTGATAATGAACTCCCTCGCTGCATGGATCTTCTTCAGTATCCAAAGCACCTCAACATTTCTGGTCTTCCTAAAAAATGTG GTGGTGGCTGACTTGCTCATGACTCTGACCATCCCTCTGAAAATCTTAACGGATGCAGGTGTGGGTTCCTGGCAGCTACGCGCCTTCCACTGCCGATACTCTGCGGTGCTCTTCTACATCACCATGTACATCAGCATCCTCTTGCTGGGCCTCATTAGCTTGGACCGTTACCTGAAGATTGTCAGGCCCTTTGGGAAGTGTGCCCTTCAGCGGGTCCGTGTTGGTCAGATACTAAGTGTAGCTGTTTGGGTGGTAATGCTATCATTAGCGTTACCCAACGTTATTCTAAGTGACAAGCCGCCACGGCCGTCTGGAAACCAACTGAAGTGCACGTCCATGAAGAGCCCGGCTGGCTTGCTGTGGCATGAAGGTTTCAACTATTTCTGTCAG gtCATTTTTTGGGGGACACTTGCTTTGATGGTAGTCTGCTACACATTCATCAGCAAGAAGGTTTATGAGTCATACAAAGCCTCAAAGAGTAGCTCTCGGGCTGCCAGTCGCAAAACCAAAGCGAAAGTCTTTGTTGTAGTGGGTGTGTTTTTCATCTGCTTTGCACCATTTCACTTCGTCCGGGTTCCCTATACCCTGACCCAAACACGGAGCCCAACAAGTGACTGCAAGGCTCAGAATGCCGTCTACTTTGCCAAGGAAACCACCCTGTGGCTTTCAGCAACAAATGTATGCCTAGACCCGCTTATCTACGTGTTTCTATGCAAGGTGTTCAGGAGAAGACTGACTGCCGCACTCTGTATTAAGTCCCTCCAAAAAGGTATTGACTCTCCAACAGGCACATCAACGCAACTGGAGATCTCACAAATAGCCTACAGTAAAAGGCTGTCACACAACGGCACGTCAGAACCCAGTGAGCAGTGCACACTGGGACACAATTAA
- the p2ry12 gene encoding P2Y purinoceptor 12 — MERNTAFPLLAGNHSHTNTTCSRDNVLKNVVFPILYSFLFLVGMSLNGLAVWIFLRIPSQSHFIIYLKNIVVADVIMTFAFPFKVLSDSNMASIGLRIFVCRVSSVLFYLSMYISILFFGLISIDRCRKTLNPFKGTNATRLKHRKLLSGAIWTFLVILCLPNVILTSKTPTSQYFQCSKLKTEAGLRWHEIVNHVCQVIFWGNLLTVIVCYTLITKELYRSYSRTKSHSTGGSISQAASRGTVKKSHKAKRKINANVFLVLAVFFVCFVPFHFARVPYTISQTRAESFDCKLKLFFFQLKESTLFLSSMNSVLDPLIYFFLCKSFRTTLFNTLHLLPGTCSWLTGRGSDTDTSSSPQENSTATT; from the exons ATGGAGAGAAATACAGCTTTCCCCCTGTTAGCTGGCAATCACAGCCACACCAACACCACTTGCTCCCGTGACAATGTTTTGAAGAATGTGGTTTTTCCCATTCTCTACTCCTTTCTTTTCCTAGTGGGAATGTCACTCAATGGTCTGGCAGTGTGGATATTTCTTCGCATCCCCTCGCAGTCTCACTTCATCATATACCTGAAGAATATTGTGGTTGCAGATGTCATCATGACCTTCGCATTCCCTTTCAAG gtgTTGTCAGACTCCAACATGGCATCCATTGGCCTACGGATATTTGTGTGTCGAGTTTCCTCCGTGCTTTTCTACCTCAGCATGTATATCAGCATCCTCTTCTTTGGCCTCATCAGCATTGATCGCTGCAGAAAGACCCTTAACCCATTTAAGGGCACTAATGCAACCCGGCTGAAACATCGAAAACTCCTTTCGGGAGCCATCTGGACTTTCCTCGTAATTCTCTGTCTTCCCAATGTAATCCTAACAAGTAAAACCCCGACTTCTCAATATTTCCAGTGCAGCAAACTGAAGACAGAGGCGGGGCTACGTTGGCATGAGATAGTGAATCATGTCTGTCAAGTGATTTTCTGGGGCAACCTGTTGACTGTGATAGTTTGCTACACTCTAATCACCAAAGAGCTGTACCGTTCCTACTCCCGCACAAAGTCTCACAGCACCGGAGGCTCGATATCTCAAGCTGCAAGTCGGGGAACAGTTAAAAAGTCTCACAAGGCCAAAAGAAAAATTAATGCAAATGTGTTCCTGGTTCTGGCAGtgttctttgtgtgctttgtGCCATTTCACTTTGCCCGAGTGCCATACACAATAAGCCAGACCCGAGCCGAAAGCTTTGACTGCAAACTCAagctcttcttctttcagctgaagGAAAGTACACTTTTCCTCTCATCCATGAATTCTGTCCTGGATCCTCTCATCTACTTCTTTCTCTGTAAGTCCTTCAGGACCACTCTGTTTAATACCCTGCACCTACTTCCTGGTACTTGTAGCTGGCTAACAGGGAGAGGATCAGATACTGACACGTCCAGCTCCCCTCAGGAAAACTCCACTGCTACTACATAA